From Carettochelys insculpta isolate YL-2023 chromosome 22, ASM3395843v1, whole genome shotgun sequence, one genomic window encodes:
- the LOC142024852 gene encoding uncharacterized protein LOC142024852 — translation MSGCRAALDLQRQSKEMAVVAEPVTLEDVSVCFSEEEWGLLAPGQRALYREVMQENYQTVRWLAGEVMLLKNNEENLQLEEPEQVASCGMFLGSSEGRVSPSPEHRETCESQRSPERQQGNHAGEGQDNSSRGSRGVKNTQESEQQKTCGKSFSLNSHCTIHTGEKPNICPDSGRSFQLRSGLINHQRTHTGEKPFHCSDCGKRFSCSSSLKSHCSTHTGERPYNCSDCGKRFRDRSNRLIHRRLHTGEKPFRCSDCGKSFSCSSNLKSHCRMHTGEKPYNCSDCGKRFTHRSNLVTHRRIHTGERPFHCSECGKSFRRHSTLLTHQRIHTGEKPFQCSDCGKSFSCSSGLKSHCRMHTGERPYSCSDCGKRFRQRSCLVTHRRIHTREKPFNCSDCGKSFCQRLSLTYHQRTHTGEKPFHCSDCAKRFIQRSSLDLQRRSHTGEKPFDCTYCQKSFSRSSLLVVHQRTHTGEKPFTCSTCGKSFSQGSGLIRHQRTHTGEKPFS, via the exons atgtctggctgcagagcagccctggacctgcagagacagagcaagGAGATGGCTGTGGTGGCGGAGCCGGTGACCTTGGAggatgtgtctgtgtgtttctctgaggaggaatgggggctgttggccccggggcagagagccctctacagggaggtgatgcaggagaattaccagaccgtgcgctggctgg caggtgaggtgatgctgctcaagaacaacgaggagaatcttcagctggaagaaccagagcaagtggcctcctgtgggatgttcctgggaagctctgaaggtcgtgtttctccgagtcctgagcacagagagacctgtgagagtcagcgtagcccagaaaggcagcagggaaaccatgcaggggaggggcaggataactccagccGTGGAAGCAGAGGCGTGAAAAACACTCAAgagagcgaacaacagaaaacctgtgggaaaagtttcagtcttaacagtcattgtaccatccacacaggagagaagcccaatatctgccctgactctgggagaagcttccagctgcgctcaggtcttattaatcatcagagaacccacactggagagaaacccttccactgctctgactgtgggaaacgcttctcatgctcctcaagtcttaaaagtcattgcagcacccacacaggagagagaccttataactgctctgactgtgggaaaaggttcagagacagGTCAAACCGTCTTATACATAGGAgactccacactggagagaaacccttccgctgctctgactgtgggaaaagcttctcgtGCTCCTCAaatcttaaaagtcattgcagaatgcacacaggagagaaaccttataactgctctgactgtgggaaaaggttcacacataggtcaaaccttgttacccataggagaatccacacaggagagagacccttccactgctctgagtgtgggaaaagctttcggcgaCACTCAACCCTTCTCACTCATCAG agaatccacacaggagagaaacccttccagtgctctgactgtgggaaaagcttttcatGCTCCTCAGgtcttaaaagtcactgcagaatgcacacaggagagagaccttatagctgctctgactgtgggaaaaggttcagacagaggtcaTGCCTTGTTACCCATAGGAGAATCCACAcaagagagaaacccttcaactgctctgactgtgggaaaagcttttgtcagcgcTTAAGTCTTActtatcatcagagaacccacactggagagaaacccttccactgctctgactgtgcgaAAAGGTTCATACAGAGGTCAAGCCTTGATTTACAAaggagaagccacacaggagagaaaccctttgacTGCACTTACTGCCAGAAAAGCTTCAGTCGGAGTTCCCTCCTTGTTgtacatcagagaacccacacaggagagaaacccttcacctgctccacctgtgggaaaagcttttctcAGGGCTCCGGGCTTAttcgtcatcagagaacccacactggagagaaacctttcagctga